A genomic window from Streptomyces brevispora includes:
- a CDS encoding M15 family metallopeptidase, whose protein sequence is MTGLASAFRVLAAAAATLLAVTAAAPVAQAKPEPKAPAEFVALRAVDPTIIQEMRYPTAHDFMGEPVDGYRESLCILTRPAARALHRAQLRLLRQGYSLKVYDCYRPQRAVDHFVRWAKDLDDETMKGEFYPQVDKTRLFADGYIAEKSGHSRGSTVDLTLVRLPARPTAPYRPGQKLVPCYAPQSDRFPDNSIDMGTGFDCFDTLSHTDDPRIQGVQRANRQFLKKTLTDAGFVNLAEEWWHYTFKPELFPDTYFDFPVARGSVAGH, encoded by the coding sequence ATGACAGGTCTTGCTTCCGCTTTCCGTGTCCTGGCAGCCGCTGCCGCCACCCTGCTCGCCGTCACCGCCGCCGCCCCGGTGGCGCAGGCGAAGCCCGAACCGAAGGCTCCCGCCGAGTTCGTCGCGCTGCGTGCGGTGGATCCCACGATCATCCAGGAGATGCGCTACCCCACGGCGCACGACTTCATGGGCGAACCGGTGGACGGCTACCGCGAGTCGCTCTGCATCCTGACCCGGCCGGCCGCGCGGGCGCTGCACCGGGCCCAGCTGCGGCTGCTGCGTCAGGGCTACTCGCTGAAGGTGTACGACTGCTACCGGCCCCAGCGGGCCGTCGACCACTTCGTGCGCTGGGCGAAGGATCTCGACGACGAGACCATGAAGGGCGAGTTCTATCCGCAGGTCGACAAGACCCGGCTGTTCGCGGACGGTTACATCGCGGAGAAGTCCGGGCACAGCCGGGGAAGCACGGTGGACCTGACGCTGGTGAGGCTGCCGGCCCGGCCCACCGCGCCGTACCGGCCGGGTCAGAAGCTGGTGCCCTGCTACGCACCTCAGTCCGACCGCTTCCCGGACAACTCGATCGACATGGGCACCGGATTCGACTGCTTCGACACGCTCTCGCACACGGATGACCCGCGGATCCAGGGGGTGCAGCGTGCCAACCGGCAGTTCCTGAAGAAGACGCTCACCGACGCCGGATTCGTCAATCTGGCCGAGGAGTGGTGGCACTACACCTTCAAGCCGGAGTTGTTCCCCGACACCTACTTCGACTTCCCGGTGGCCCGCGGGTCCGTCGCCGGCCACTGA
- a CDS encoding glycoside hydrolase family 31 protein, which produces MNGRDLVRSVKLVGSKRGLRTVRSAWRRSRADARALPSRGAERARVPGALVDAEPGPGGGVVRFARSELSIRVAVGGAVFWGWDGAEPLPSYALPGPAPEADPRAVLEPDKDGGWQVVSERLTVAVSRHGAVELRTPGGVVLRRELPPRWWEPVAGGPARWVQRSEVPADARFFGLGGRAAGPRLRDGVYGLWNTDPGGRFGPEDDPLYVTMPVQLVVSDAGTHLAFHDNSWAGRVALREGEEGAGSGHDRPGTSEMRVDGGPLRCWVVVGTPARVLQGWTALTGAPALPPSWALGPQHARWGFGSGREVRRIVSGYRERGLPLSVLHLDIDHYDAHRVFTVDHERFPDLPGLAEELRGDGVRLVSIVDPAVPAAPGNAVFDSGAAVGSSGAFVRDGRGRIVRGEVWPGECVYPDFTDPEVREWWGGLYAERLAQGFSGVWHDMNEPVSFAAFGDPTLPRSARHSLEGRGGDHREAHNVYGLAMARAGYEGLRRLRPEERPFLFSRSGWAGMQRYGGTWSGDVATGWPGLRASLALVLGLGLCGVPYSGPDVGGFDGSPSPEMYLRWFQLGAYLPLFRTHAAIDAGRREPWEFGPRVLDAARGVLLERERLRPYWVTLAQLARLTGAPYVRPLWWGAPGDRALRECEDAFLLGDALLVAPVLGPGVGERAVRLPPGRWYDTVTGAVHEGPGQVVVDAPLSRVPVLARAGSVIPVRGADGGLELEVWAPAEGRGGGGSVVRDTGDGWEPAVVERYTTRLVDGRVVVERDGEEGLVDCPVRVRGL; this is translated from the coding sequence ATGAACGGTCGTGACCTGGTGCGCTCGGTGAAGTTGGTCGGTTCGAAGCGTGGGCTGCGCACGGTGCGCTCGGCGTGGCGGCGCTCGCGGGCGGATGCGCGGGCGCTGCCGTCGCGCGGCGCGGAGCGGGCGAGGGTGCCGGGGGCCCTGGTGGATGCGGAGCCCGGGCCGGGCGGCGGTGTGGTGCGGTTCGCGCGTTCGGAGCTGAGTATCCGGGTGGCGGTGGGGGGTGCGGTCTTCTGGGGGTGGGACGGGGCGGAGCCGCTGCCGTCGTACGCCCTGCCGGGTCCGGCGCCGGAGGCCGATCCGCGGGCCGTTCTGGAGCCGGACAAGGACGGCGGGTGGCAGGTGGTCTCGGAGCGGCTGACCGTCGCGGTGTCCCGGCACGGGGCGGTGGAGCTGCGGACTCCGGGCGGGGTGGTGCTCCGTCGTGAGCTGCCGCCGCGGTGGTGGGAGCCGGTGGCGGGCGGGCCCGCGCGATGGGTGCAGCGGTCCGAGGTCCCGGCGGACGCACGGTTCTTCGGGCTCGGCGGGCGGGCGGCGGGGCCGCGGCTCAGGGACGGGGTGTACGGGCTGTGGAACACCGATCCGGGCGGCCGGTTCGGGCCGGAGGACGATCCGCTGTACGTGACGATGCCGGTGCAGTTGGTGGTCTCGGACGCGGGGACGCATCTGGCGTTCCACGACAACTCCTGGGCGGGGCGGGTGGCGCTGCGTGAGGGGGAGGAGGGCGCCGGTTCGGGTCATGACCGGCCGGGGACGTCCGAGATGCGGGTGGACGGCGGGCCGCTGCGCTGCTGGGTGGTGGTGGGTACGCCGGCCCGGGTGCTCCAGGGCTGGACGGCCCTGACGGGCGCGCCTGCGCTGCCGCCGTCCTGGGCGCTGGGTCCGCAGCACGCCCGCTGGGGGTTCGGGAGCGGGCGGGAGGTGCGGCGGATCGTGTCGGGGTACCGGGAGCGGGGGCTGCCGTTGTCCGTGCTGCATCTGGACATCGACCACTACGACGCGCACCGGGTGTTCACGGTGGATCACGAGCGGTTCCCGGATCTGCCGGGGCTGGCCGAGGAGTTGCGCGGGGACGGGGTGCGGCTGGTGTCGATCGTGGACCCGGCGGTGCCTGCCGCGCCGGGGAACGCGGTGTTCGACAGCGGTGCGGCGGTGGGGAGTTCGGGTGCGTTCGTCCGGGACGGCCGGGGGCGGATCGTGCGCGGGGAGGTGTGGCCGGGTGAGTGCGTGTATCCGGACTTCACCGATCCGGAGGTGCGCGAGTGGTGGGGCGGGCTGTACGCGGAACGGCTGGCGCAGGGGTTCTCCGGTGTCTGGCACGACATGAACGAGCCGGTGTCGTTCGCGGCGTTCGGTGACCCGACGCTGCCCCGTTCGGCGCGTCACTCACTGGAGGGGCGCGGCGGTGATCACCGGGAGGCGCACAACGTGTACGGCCTCGCCATGGCGCGCGCCGGGTACGAGGGGCTGCGCCGGCTGCGTCCGGAGGAGCGGCCGTTCCTGTTCTCGCGTTCGGGCTGGGCGGGGATGCAGCGGTACGGAGGCACCTGGTCCGGTGATGTGGCGACCGGCTGGCCGGGGCTGCGGGCCTCGCTGGCGCTGGTACTGGGTCTCGGGCTGTGCGGGGTGCCGTACTCGGGCCCGGATGTGGGCGGGTTCGACGGGTCGCCGTCGCCGGAGATGTATCTGCGGTGGTTCCAGCTGGGGGCGTATCTGCCGTTGTTCCGTACGCATGCGGCGATCGACGCGGGCCGGCGGGAGCCGTGGGAGTTCGGGCCGCGGGTGCTCGACGCCGCGCGGGGGGTGCTGCTGGAGCGGGAGCGGCTGCGCCCGTACTGGGTGACGCTGGCGCAGCTGGCCCGGCTGACCGGTGCGCCGTATGTGCGTCCGCTGTGGTGGGGTGCGCCGGGCGACCGGGCGCTGCGGGAGTGCGAGGACGCGTTCCTGCTGGGTGATGCGCTGCTGGTGGCGCCGGTGCTGGGGCCGGGGGTGGGTGAGCGGGCGGTCCGGCTGCCGCCGGGGCGCTGGTACGACACGGTGACCGGTGCGGTGCACGAGGGACCCGGTCAGGTCGTGGTCGATGCGCCGTTGTCGCGGGTGCCGGTGCTGGCGCGGGCCGGTTCGGTGATTCCGGTGCGGGGCGCGGACGGCGGGCTGGAGCTGGAGGTCTGGGCTCCGGCGGAGGGGCGCGGGGGTGGCGGTTCGGTGGTCCGTGACACGGGGGACGGCTGGGAGCCGGCGGTGGTCGAGCGGTACACGACGCGGCTGGTGGACGGGCGGGTCGTGGTGGAGCGGGATGGTGAGGAGGGGCTGGTGGACTGCCCGGTGCGGGTCCGGGGGCTGTGA
- a CDS encoding DUF962 domain-containing protein, translating to MSQQTFDSYEEFWPYYVAMHSRAATRWVHLTGTLTGLAITAYGLARGRKRYAAALPLIGYGTAWPAHFLIEGNNPASFGHPAWSLRGDAQMIRTMLAGRDRELAETAAKWLADNS from the coding sequence ATGTCACAGCAGACGTTCGATTCGTACGAGGAGTTCTGGCCGTATTACGTCGCGATGCACTCCAGGGCCGCGACCCGCTGGGTCCATCTGACCGGCACTCTGACCGGCCTCGCGATCACCGCCTACGGGCTGGCGCGCGGCCGTAAGCGGTATGCGGCGGCGCTGCCGCTGATCGGGTACGGGACTGCCTGGCCTGCCCATTTCCTGATCGAGGGGAACAACCCGGCCTCCTTCGGCCATCCCGCCTGGTCGCTCCGCGGCGATGCGCAGATGATCCGCACGATGCTGGCCGGCCGCGACCGGGAGCTCGCGGAGACCGCTGCCAAGTGGCTCGCCGACAACAGCTGA
- a CDS encoding NUDIX domain-containing protein has protein sequence MKDSHCGSCGTRYTALASPDAWPRTCSACGDTAYRNPLPVAIALLPVTDRDGTGLVVITRTIEPCLGGRALPGGFVDHAEDWKHAVVRELHEETGIEAHRDDVRLADALSSPDGHLLLFGLLPTRPAAALPPSVPTDETSGYDVLRTPEVLAFPLHTEAVRSWFAGRYR, from the coding sequence GTGAAGGACTCGCACTGCGGCAGTTGCGGAACCCGGTACACCGCCCTCGCGTCCCCGGACGCCTGGCCACGCACCTGCAGCGCCTGCGGCGACACCGCCTACCGCAACCCGCTGCCGGTCGCCATCGCCCTGCTCCCCGTCACCGACCGGGACGGCACCGGACTGGTCGTCATCACCCGCACCATCGAACCCTGCCTCGGCGGACGCGCACTCCCCGGCGGCTTCGTCGACCACGCCGAGGACTGGAAACACGCGGTCGTACGTGAACTCCACGAGGAGACCGGCATCGAGGCCCACCGGGACGACGTCCGGCTCGCCGACGCCCTCAGCTCCCCGGACGGCCACCTGCTCCTGTTCGGCCTGCTCCCGACGCGCCCGGCGGCCGCCCTCCCGCCGTCCGTCCCCACCGACGAGACCTCCGGATACGACGTGCTGCGCACCCCGGAAGTACTGGCCTTCCCCCTCCATACGGAGGCCGTCCGCTCCTGGTTCGCAGGCCGCTACCGCTGA